GATTAGAAAATTTCATGGAAATTACGATTTCCCTTTTTCGTCCCAGAAATTGTACCTCTTATGCAATTCTGGAAGTAAATAGGGCCAAGTTGAGTCTTGATATAGCAACCTACGACCAGAGTAATTAAACACATCCTAGTGCATAGTATTAGAATGTCTTTAGTTCGGTTCTAGATTGGGTGAATACTAATTTATGGGATCTTATTACGAAGTGGAAAGAACACAAATAAATATcttattaattaaattaattccAACAAACAAGCAAACGAATCCTGAGACAAATCTACCTGATACTAATACACCTCTATTGACTCAAACCTCACAAATCAACCTGCTGAAACCTTATTCGATCGACCCAAGAAACTCAAAATCAACGAACACATAAAGCTGTCTGCGCTACTCTAACCTTGACAACAATATATCATAATGGCATTAAGCTAACGCAGAGCAGAAATTTAAAAAGAATCATAATAATGTGTGAGCTCGATCGACGGCTCAATTAGTTCCTCGCCGGCGGGTGGTACGGGCTCGGTGTTCCgtacgacggcgtcggcgtcggcttaGGGTGCGGCGGCTGGTCGGGGTGCGGCTTGGGCGCTGGCTTGGTCGACGGTGCGGCGGGCGCCGGCTTGTTGTGGTGGAAGTGGTCGAAGAAGTGCTTCTTGATGGGCTCGCAGATGGTCGCCGACGCGCACACCGGCGACACATAGTGGgtcttgccggcgacggcgacgaaggtGCGCTCCGACAGCTGCATGACCCTCGACGGCTCCTGCCCCGGGCACGCCGCGTTGTTATGCGCCGCGCTGTGGAGTTGCGCCACGCAGTCGGCCccgcggaggtcggcggcgagcggcacaCGGAaagcgccggcgccgtcgagctTCCCGGCTGCCTTCGTCTCATactcgccgtcggcgccgttcTTGCACTTGATCGCCACACGGAGACCTGCgcgcaaatatatatataaatctcaCTTAATGTACAGTTTACtcctctattcaatgaaaattGGCAGCTTgccttttctaaaaaaaaacaatggcaaATCAAATAAGATAGGTAGGCTGTATTGAtttaataatcctaagctgaatttAATAAACTAACAATAGAACAAACAAATAATCCTAAACTGAatgaaacagggccttaataaGCTAACAATTGAACAATGATAGAAGATGCATTGGTTAGCGGGACAAAttgatattatatattattatttgaaaatgtttggAATACTAAGAAAATAGTgagaatcaaacagggccttaataaGCTAACAATAGAACAATGATAGAAGATGCATTGATTAGAGGGACAAAttgatattatatattattatttaaaaatgtttggaaTACTAAGAAAATAGTTAGAAAACCTGCGTTCAAATGGATTCGAACCAGCACGCTTCTCCTGGCAGCTCCCTGCCGGCTGAGCTATGTGCTGTCCTcgatattatatattatatattattataaatgTACCTTCTTCTTCCTTAACGTAGTGTAGTTTTGATATAAGAATTTGTCCATAAAAGAGTATAATATTACATTGGTCCACTAGAtctttttaataatattatatattttttctcttttttaaccATTGACCCAATAAAACTCCCTCCTAATTATTTTCTCACCCCTTCTCGTTTTTTCCCTGTATTAATAAAAGGACATAATAATCTTATAACTTTTCCATAAGATGTGTGTGTTTGACTAGTTAAAATTATACTTATCTAGACATGGAGTGagtaataaataatttagaatAAGTTACCTAGGTAATGCTAAGTAATGCTGATGTGtaattttttcaaaagaaattgCAATTTTAAAAACATGGCACGAATAATTCgtacataaaaaataatccGAAAAAGAACGGGGACACGATCTAATCATCACGCACCCTTGAAGGCGGCCTCGGCCTTCATGTTCTTCCTGGTGCAGTCGCCGCACTTggcgaggccgacgacgacCGACGCCGCCTCGCCATGGGCGGCGACCGCCATGAGGACTGCGAGGAGAGCTAGCACTCTACCTGCTGCAGCCATTGCTGGACTGTGTGGAGAGATGGAAAGAGTAGCTATGGAAAGAGTAGCTATCTGATCGAGCTAGGTGAGTGAGGTGATGGATGAAGAAGATGGTTTGGAGATGCATGGGTTTATATAGgcttcatcgatcgatcgatcgatcgcctgcTAGCTGCAACTGTGTGCATGGATGTTGATAAATTGAATTGATGATACAGCTCACTTGATCTGCGGGCGGTGAAAGGTACAGAGTACGTAGATCTGTAGATCGATGGAGCTGCCAACTTTCGCGCCGAATTTACTGCTTGTCATCAATGCTGGATCCGTGGATCGTAGTGAATTATAGTgagtaaaattaaaattatgaaGCGAACTCTCCACTTTCTTCTTGTACTGGAACGAAAGCATATGGAATGTGGTTCTTCTCTGACATGATAGGCAGCTAGCTTGACTTTAGGGAGATGTACAGTCGATCAGCGTACTGGTCAGGGTTCGCAAATCACACTTTGGTGGGTCCCGGTAGAATTGTGGCTAATTAAGCTAATCtttgatttttcctttttagaaACATACTATAAACACAAGAtgcgcacacacacactctctcatttgaaaaaaatgaaccGACATATCTTAAAATTGACGAAGTTTCAATAAACACCTCACCATCGTCGGAGTTCGACGTCACGTACAAATAAAATTCGGGTGGATTGGTTACACTACAAGGAACATAACAAATTGATTGAGTTATGCTCACTCCATAATCTTTGAATTTTGCCAAAAGTTATTACGAGTAAAATTAGCTAAAATATGTTCAAATCTCATTTTCAAAAATAGTATTTATTTGCTTCGaactttcaaaaattttggGATTTGGTCCCCCCGAAATTGCCAACTGTACCATTGGTGAAACTAATTGATAGCACAATAATGACggatacgtacgtacgtacattaGAAGATCAGTACAGGTAGATTACTTTAATTCATCTACACAaagaaatatttcttttttggcGAATGAAACTTAATATTTTTAGTAATAAAAAGGGCGTAAATTATGCTCACGATATAAGATTTAATAGCTGCGTGCGATCcatcaaaaacttttaaaaaaatgagcaTACTGATATAATAACTTGACTAATGCGATGATAAAATGTGGTACAAAATTATTTTGCATACGTAAGAACTCAACCTCGGCAAGGAAGCACGTGCAATGGTTCCCTTTGGCAGAGCTATACAGGAATGCACAACTTACCTATCGAAATAAATGTACTCACTACACCGGTCCATATCATCTCTGACGGGCTCAAATGGTTATTTGTGATAGGTACTATCCTCGTTAGAGACAAGTGGTTAGTGGTAAGTCCACCTCACCTCTGACAGGTGAAGGCCCATCACTAGTAACTATCTCCCAAATAGCTCTTAAGTTCTAGCTCGTCACTGGATGCTATCTCTCAACCGGTTCTTAAGTTCTAGCCCGTTATTGGTAACTATCTCTCAAACGGCTCCTAAGTTCTAGCCGATGGCCACCCCGAGCTTGAGGGCCACCGGATCTGGCTGCCCCAAACTCGGGACCCACCGCGGAGATGGAGATTAtggcggaggtggagaagacgaggtcAGCGAGCTCTCGGCCCTTCACCCAGCCTCATTCTTCACCCAGTGCGCCTCCCTCCTCATCTCCCCTTCTAGTGACGACGAGCTAGGCAGATTTGGCCTTCTCGCCCTTCGCCGCAATCTCCGtctgctcctccacctccaagcAGTGCAGCCTCCACCCCGAGCTCCTGTTGGCGCCGACACAGCCTCCGACCCTACGCACCTGCAGGCTCTAGCTTTGCCCCAAATCTCTTGCTGCCTCAACCTTCCACCCCCAACCTCCCACCAATGCCGACGCCAGTACCGTCACCGCCTTCGGCTCCGCGCACCCGCCGGCATCGCCTTTGCAGAGGCTTCATCCGCCAACGCCATAGGATGGTAGGAGGAAAGAGGGctgagaggaagagagagagagacaggagAGGTCGAGAAAGATACTGAAAGAGAAAGGGTGGAGAGagattaaaatgattttatcatTGGTGGCCTCTATtagtgacagggtgaaaaaaaaaaccttttaaaGATTGATTTTTCATCTTTAACAGGTCAGATAGACAACATGTAAGAGCTGAAATACTTGCCACTAACGTGCCATAGTActaacccgtcacaggtaacagGACAGCTGTGACAAACCTATATGTGGGCTTGTTAGAGGTGTTGTTTGTCAGTGCACATATAGACCCGTCACAAAAACCACTTACATATGACGGGCTACATCTTCACTACTGGGGTGGTGGGGGGGAGAGATTTTAGTCCCGATTCGCAACCCCTCTTAGTCCTGGTTGTGCAAACGGGATGCACAATCTgagactaaagatagctatTTTTAGTCCTCGTACTTCTCAACGCGATAGAGGATACAATCGTTTGGACAAGCGTGTATCTTCTGGATTCTAGTCCTAGAGGGCAAACTACCTTCTTAGCTTCGTATGTTGTTTCGGGCAATTCATTTCCCCCCGGAAGAATATTCATTATGAGTTTTAATAACTCACCAAATGCCTTGTTAGCTACACCATTTTTTTGCCTTCCACTGCAAGAATTCCAGCATGGTACCTATCTTTTTGAGCCCCTATTCACAACCAAGGTACAAGGACGTTTTGTGGTCCGCTAACACACGCTCGAATTTATGgacctccttttcactttcgcagtacTTCTTTACGTCGCATAACAtttgaccaagatcatccgcaccTTCATTTTCTTTAACAACTCCGTCCGCCTCGCCTATTGTATTTTCTGCAAATCCATCGTATGGAGTCCAGTCCGGAATGTTGacgtcttcttcttcatcttcttccattgcaaATCCTAACATTCCGTGCGAGGTCCAATAATTATAGCTAGGCATCAATCCGGACTGTAACAAGTGGATATGAAGAGTTCTTGATgtagaatactccttctggttttTGCACTTTTTATATGGACAACATATAAAACCCTTAGGTTTGCGGGCATTGGCGAcgctcaaaaaataatgcatgtCATCTGCATCAGGAGATAACAAATGTAAAGGAAGTCCAGGAAAGGaaactaattaaataatcaTATAATAATTTAGAACATCATAATTAAACTGAAAACTGACGGTACACATTTTTAATGTATTCTTCTTATTTCTAACTATTTTAATGAGTTTTGAATGGACTTCGGAGTCATGgttaattttatataaattctatctgtctaaaaaaattgtaaatatatttttccatgtattattcttattttaattatttttatttttttgaaagttctaaacatatttttaatgcaTTCTacttatttctaaatattttagtGATTTTAAAATGAACttagttttctatttttttctacattttctatatttttcatgtgttgtcttttttaaacatttttatacAAATGCTTCTAATTTTATGAAGTACCCTAATTTTGCCTAAAcaatttttctctctcatcttttccCAATACCTTTTTGAGAGAATAATGTATATAAACATAGTTAGAAATGTAAAATGTTAACCATGCATTAATAGAGGATGAATTTGCTAACCTTTTACTACTAGATCTCTTCGATTTGTATAATATCTccaaaatattttcacaaaaaattttggcagcacctctcttcctcctcctttca
The sequence above is drawn from the Oryza glaberrima chromosome 10, OglaRS2, whole genome shotgun sequence genome and encodes:
- the LOC127753432 gene encoding uncharacterized protein LOC127753432, whose protein sequence is MAAAGRVLALLAVLMAVAAHGEAASVVVGLAKCGDCTRKNMKAEAAFKGLRVAIKCKNGADGEYETKAAGKLDGAGAFRVPLAADLRGADCVAQLHSAAHNNAACPGQEPSRVMQLSERTFVAVAGKTHYVSPVCASATICEPIKKHFFDHFHHNKPAPAAPSTKPAPKPHPDQPPHPKPTPTPSYGTPSPYHPPARN